In Chlorocebus sabaeus isolate Y175 chromosome 11, mChlSab1.0.hap1, whole genome shotgun sequence, one DNA window encodes the following:
- the SLC35E3 gene encoding solute carrier family 35 member E3, which translates to MASLVDRMRGHGRIAAGLLFNLLVSICIVFLNKWIYVHHGFPNMSLTLVHFVVTWLGLYICQKLDIFAPKSLPPSKLLLLALSFCGFVVFTNLSLQNNTIGTYQLAKAMTTPVIIAIQTFCYQKTFSTRIQLTLIPITLGVILNSYYDVKFNFLGMVFAALGVLVTSLYQVWVGAKQHELQVNSMQLLYYQAPMSSAMLLVAVPFFEPVFGEGGIFGPWSVSALLMVLLSGVIAFMVNLSIYWIIGNTSPVTYNMFGHFKFCITLFGGYVLFKDPLSINQALGILCTLFGILAYTHFKLSEQEGSKSKLAQRP; encoded by the exons ATGGCATCGCTGGTGGACCGAATGCGGGGCCATGGGCGAATCGCCGCCGGGCTCCTGTTCAACCTGCTGGTGTCCATCTGCATTGTGTTCCTCAACAAATGGATTTATGTGCACCATGGCTTCCCCAACATGAGTCTGACCCTGGTGCACTTCGTAGTCACCTGGCTGGGCTTGTATATCTGCCAGAAGCTGGACATCTTTGCCCCCAAAAGTCTGCCGCCCtccaagctcctcctcctggcccTCAGCTTCTGTGGCTTTGTGGTCTTCACTAACCTTTCTCTGCAGAACAACACTATAGGCACCTATCAGCTGGCCAAGGCCATGACCACGCCGGTGATCATAGCCATCCAGACCTTCTGCTACCAGAAAACCTTCTCCACCAGAATCCAGCTCACGTTG ATTCCTATAACTTTAGGTGTAATCCTAAATTCTTATTACGATGTGAAGTTTAATTTCCTTGGAATGGTGTTTGCTGCTCTTGGTGTTTTAGTTACATCCCTTTATCAAGtg TGGGTAGGAGCCAAACAGCATGAATTACAAGTGAACTCAATGCAGCTGCTGTACTACCAGGCTCCAATGTCATCTGCCATGTTGCTGGTCGCTGTGCCCTTCTTCGAGCCGGTGTTTGGAGAAGGAGGAATATTTGGTCCCTGGTCAGTTTCTGCTTTG cttatgGTGCTGCTATCTGGAGTAATAGCTTTCATGGTGAACTTATCAATTTACTGGATCATTGGGAACACTTCACCTGTCAC CTATAACATGTTTGGACACTTCAAGTTCTGCATTACTTTATTTGGAGGATACGTTTTATTTAAGGATCCACTGTCCATTAATCAGGCTCTTGgcattttatgtacattatttggCATTCTCGCCTATACCCACTTTAAGCTCAGTGAACAGGAAGGAAGTAAGAGTAAACTGGCACAACGTCCTTAA